In Thunnus thynnus chromosome 4, fThuThy2.1, whole genome shotgun sequence, a genomic segment contains:
- the si:ch1073-335m2.2 gene encoding msx2-interacting protein isoform X3 — MFAAAGPGSSAIGGSFEASDPHFDSRIRDPFTLTNATRRDLYRDDRGRRVDRTYHQRRSRSSHSSQSRHPSPQRTTGQTPKTPHSPKRAPLSPGRGPRSQSRSRSSSSDSVSSTSSTGSGSDSNSSSSDGSRARSVQSSATHAPPQSSMVLDSDEPRRSFGIKVQNLPVRSTDTSLKDGLFHEFKKHGKVTSVQIHGASEDRYGLVFFRQQEDQEKALSVSKGKLFFGMLIEVTAWNGPETESENEFRPLDGRIDEFHPKATRTLFIGNLEKTTSYQQLLDIFQRFGEIVDIDIKKVNGVPQYAFVQYSDIASVCKAIKKMDGEYLGSNRLKLGFGKSMPTTCVWLDGLATNITEQYLTRHFCRYGHVVKVVFDRMKGMALILYNNTDFAQAAVRETKGWKIGGNKIKVDFASQESQMAFYRSMQASGQDIRDFYEIPPERREDRRPPYHEFTAERAYYENIRTPGLYPEEARRDYAARSRERFPELEHYQGDHFDPRYHEDPRDYRDYRDPFEQDIRKYIYSQRERERERERFEADRSRWSPSHPRRPITPAVSPSPSDRAPRDSERRVYSQSSERSGSVSSLSPPHFDKSEKTLLEHASKSDKSEKSSLPERVAGAEKTKRAKRKEKGDKDKAEKVKSRKVKGQSPSNPLPDAELETGFEGGSGRGKGSEQDAHERQKYKVDGDSAGNQLSTAHLDSVKSERSEMGKGDNADMDGKNRVKKHLKPDSGNDGKDSAVDSDRLAARKRRFGDSSGRTIRPKRSRLEEEDGNQSTDLGASATYLKETDSDKHKDAQRRESRLKTDKIGTQKDGQEDLRGQREKSEGSLDPLEPKRHPGHTSSRRFSHEGNTDQGSTREQEHHAAFKFGQTADTDKSARNKEDHVDIDLSQSYRKQMEQNRRLHQQQQQRESDKPDKLGSPQGSETEDLEHRSLVHEVGKPPEDVTDNFPSHKLKKLDQFDTDPGIKRERVYRSFRQKSEDPDWNNTSSPGHQHFPHHAEEDFADHSQKELSRNDDKIHPDLELLVKRTHNTQVNKSNTPLLSVEEEQQKRWESRVKQDLLPDLNFSRSLSKNIHNRKRLEYGVWHDLEPGEVRSDSEEDRDTKPHSPVPSTSMPFSERPRVDRFSDPKLAHLERNKFYPYALDHTITPDTKALLERAKSLSSSREDNWSFLDYDSHFASFRNRKDTEKVESTPRPTPSWYMKKKKIRSGSEDKVDDRKEEPKPEEQERRELFASRFLHSPVFELDSRRLQHLERKHEEPEHTQNQQPGQQGTVDGELDSGPVVLFHSRFLELTRLQQQKNKTQQLQEAKEDAMLTDENKVEEAPVQEQQVLESPEATEAVTEPEIKPISPAEEVISEPRLTPTSVTESVLKDFPPPEEKCVALNPANEPYPTVSLIKEEVKEEVKENEHVVPVHNLTTVASESEPAPIAVQESSYSVDQCKLSPSEGKLDIIEDVKPLCAEQPSRHDSHDEFISSSEPELDPETTQPEVPEATSPIPLSPEEEVDIVKEETHSTFKVIAEPEGEKTLQVSKVQIPIDDTNDEPVSPQKEHKTKEMKNKKCKQSPAEIAPVPLMSTSGSEKQATRKSERIDKEKLKRASSPRAEYKSTGKSPIHGSDPDILEQSISLGRARRRNVKSVYATPVEDDVPVRSGKEIAESPRSARKRGTDKDATQQQNIDQDVPVPTHTTKRGRPPKNRRQGEENTTVKVEKSKMDNKDTDSNESESGERTPRLSKGKTSPHVTKSSSSQMSTAGSTRKGEKTEVAEGDDQEMDFTDDDTLALQDSSSSCKDNPSMKVDEKKEEKDKQGREMGKDKDVLYEKACEGKSNGKDADSPVLEEKNTPEKDRNVRGKTKLTRTPKSPVLKNLKIRLNVTEVKDHVSKCTNANRGGSTNEENENASLEKKEILETPKSLISQEMELEQAVENIAKLTDPAFPTEPLTSPAPQTEVKSDPEEEKPSNPASETELMAAIDSITAEEATASLSQAPPVSADVGSEPETQDFVQPAKEDEPETNTSAIQEEPLFPTTPKKGTKGRPKTPKRKAQKQVRKDLKEGLSISEESGTLLTDSTASSAKIAPETTPSAAMAAVITPTTWKPEPEPTAVKATDVNAESESSSEEQIQHLKSVYPQSKSPICPKPQQVPPECISPSLSPLANRPNIRPIQTSRIPVSPPDWLHQSKDTGVSSSPVMPLASKENQPLPADSENTDIDHGTSDLRTILMKHKNISLPGSSSIPTNLPTLRDPNPSESNTPSAVVPNKSPLPDSRMPAHPAPPIVRPPASQPSPETKSVISVIASTATSVISRVCNPPEPEDKVNMNIGNPCVDMALPKPTYRPSKDDTGSYHGPSVGDEGGSAARFIVESPTLGTGSCPGLRVNTSEGVVVLSHSGQKTEGPQRISAKISQIPQASAGDMESQQLVSMPQIKQEMYGHSQSGLQKGPPQTDHGHPGKTQSTLSSIKQESTCLEKLESTYQSGSQGVVKRLTQGVGNQQVMSTMYHQDYMPIKHQKKMDSADPHSTDGAKPPWTSAISPAISPHLPSPPGNHVGFVTAAGDRTPSHLSGVKQEPRSPRKSGHPHSPFTKVSSPIGSSSPKGIPVMLSTGIPAMQQFITGVHHPEQSVIMPPHSVPGGLGRMSPHRVTQSIPVGHLVQGDVRVNTPPLSVMSYGMHSDTLASPWSGPIQPRPTSPGGRDKVLKVNPSSLRSLEGEQDEARRFHQPGRQSATQLKPETMQSDPRGTLRSNVQLETYMSQRDMRVLLHQQGERSTTDPHSGHIQDTLTPSSTSSSISLSPRPHVLPKGVSEKDITKPLEAKRPHSPLPKDGMMGIRQSGPAMASPQRVQLMPPGPGGSFPEYSGMYSNPRSIHSQMPETSPVGLNQPPLNVTPAMGADLQAKPDGKMTQPVNMVQLLTKYPIVWQGLLALKNDTAAVQLHFVCGNKALAHRSLPLQEGGALLRIVQRMRLEASQLESVARRMTGECEFCLLLALPCGRDQDDVLNQTQALKAAFINYLQTKLAAGIINIPNPGSNQPAYVLQIFPPCEFSESHLSQLAPDLLNRISSISPHLMIVITSV; from the exons AtgtttgctgctgctggccCAGGGAGCAGTGCCATTGGGGGGAGTTTTGAGGCATCAGACCCACATTTTGACTCTAGAATTCGAGACCCCTTTACTCTTACTAATGCTACACGACGTGACCTCTACAGAGATGACAGAGGACGACGTGTTGATAGAACTTACCATCAGCGTCGAAGCCGATCATCTCATTCCTCCCAGTCAAGACACCCTTCCCCACAACGGACCACAGGACAGACCCCCAAAACTCCTCACTCCCCTAAAAGAGCTCCTTTGTCCCCTGGCAGAGGCCCACGATCTCAATCCCGCAGCAGATCTTCAAGCTCTGATTCTGTCAGCAGCACCAGCAGTACGGGCAGTGGCAg CGATTCAAACAGCAGCTCAAGTGATGGATCACGGGCACGTTCTGTTCAGTCGTCGGCTACACACGCACCACCTCAGTCTTCTATGGTTCTTGATTCAGATGAGCCACGTAGAAGCTTTGGAATCAAAGTGCAAAACCTACCAGTGCGCTCCACAG acacaaGTTTAAAAGATGGACTGTTCCATGAATTCAAGAAACATGGTAAAGTGACCTCAGTGCAGATCCATGGAGCATCAGAGGACCGCTATGGTTTAGTGTTCTTTAGACAGCAAGAGGATCAAGAGAAAGCCCTTAGTGTCTCCAAAGGAAAGCTGTTCTTTGGCATGCTTATTGAAGTCACTGCCTGGAATGGTCCTG AAACAGAGAGTGAAAATGAGTTCAGGCCCTTGGATGGGAGGATAGACGAGTTCCACCCAAAGGCCACAAGGACATTGTTTATAGGCAACCTTGAGAAGACGACCAGTTATCAACAACTCCTTGACATTTTTCAACGCTTTGGAGAAATTGTG GACATCGACATCAAGAAAGTAAATGGAGTTCCTCAGTATGCCTTTGTGCAGTATTCTGATATTGCCAGTGTTTGCAAGGCCATAAAGAAGATGGATGGCGAGTATCTGGGGAGCAACCGACTAAAG CTTGGTTTTGGGAAGAGTATGCCCACAACGTGTGTTTGGCTTGATGGTTTGGCAACCAATATTACAGAGCAATACCTCACACGGCATTTCTGCCGCTATGGACATGTAGTCAAG GTTGTGTTTGACAGGATGAAAGGGATGGCCCTCATCCTGtacaacaacacagattttGCTCAGGCAGCTGTAAGGGAGACCAAAGGCTGGAAGATTGgtggaaataaaataaag GTGGATTTTGCAAGTCAAGAGAGTCAGATGGCATTCTACAGATCTATGCAGGCATCTGGTCAAGACATTAGAGACTTCTATGAAATTCCTCCTGAGCGACG AGAGGATCGCAGACCCCCGTACCATGAATTTACAGCAGAAAGGGCTTACTATGAGAATATACGAACCCCTGGCCTCTATCCAGAGGAGGCTCGAAGAGACTATGCTGCTCGCAGCAGGGAACGTTTTCCTGAACTGGAACATTATCAGGGGGATCACTTTGACCCACGTTACCATGAAGACCCAAGAGACTACAGGGACTACAGAGACCCCTTTGAGCAAGACATTCGAAAATACATATATAGTCAAAGGGAgcgagaaagagagcgagaacGTTTTGAGGCGGACCGCAGCAGGTGGAGCCCCTCCCATCCACGGCGACCCATTACTCCTGCAGTTTCGCCATCACCATCTGACCGCGCTCCCAGAGATTCAGAAAGACGGGTTTATAGCCAGTCCTCTGAGAGAAGTGGTAGTGTGAGCTCACTCTCACCACCACACTTTGACAAATCTGAAAAGACTTTGTTAGAACATGCCTCAAAGAGTGACAAGAGTGAGAAGAGCAGTCTACCTGAGCGTGTGGCAGGTGCTGAGAAAACCAAACGTGCAAAACGAAAAGAGAAAGGTGACAAAGACAAAGCTGAGAAAGTTAAATCAAGAAAAGTGAAGGGGCAATCCCCATCCAACCCACTACCTGACGCAGAGCTTGAGACTGGTTTTGAAGGAGGGTCAGGAAGAGGAAAGGGATCAGAGCAAGATGCTCATGAGAGGCAGAAATATAAGGTGGATGGTGACTCTGCTGGAAATCAGTTGTCAACTGCTCACCTCGACTCTGTAAAAAGTGAAAGATCTGAAATGGGTAAAGGTGATAATGCAGACATGGATGGCAAAAATCGAGTCAAGAAACATCTTAAACCTGATTCTGGAAATGATGGGAAAGATTCAGCAGTGGATTCAGATCGCCTTGCTGCAAGAAAAAGACGCTTTGGTGATTCCAGTGGAAGGACTATTCGTCCGAAGAGAAGTAGGCTTGAGGAAGAGGATGGTAATCAATCCACAGACTTAGGTGCAAGTGCAACATATCTGAAAGAGACAGACtctgacaaacacaaagatgCACAACGCAGAGAATCAAGACTCAAAACTGATAAAATTGGCACTCAGAAAGATGGTCAAGAGGACCTTagaggacaaagagagaaatcagAGGGATCTTTGGACCCACTGGAACCAAAACGACATCCAGGGCACACTTCGTCCAGAAGGTTTTCGCATGAGGGTAATACAGACCAAGGCAGTACAAGAGAACAAGAACACCATGCTGCTTTCAAATTTGGTCAGACTGCTGACACTGATAAAAGTGCTAGGAACAAGGAAGACCATGTTGACATTGATCTCTCTCAGAGTTACCGCAAGCAAATGGAGCAAAATAGACGGTTgcaccagcagcaacagcagcggGAGTCTGATAAACCTGACAAACTAGGAAGTCCCCAGGGAAGTGAAACAGAGGACTTGGAGCACCGCAGTCTTGTGCATGAAGTTGGCAAACCACCGGAGGATGTCACTGATAATTTCCCATCTCacaaactaaagaaactagaCCAATTTGACACTGACCCAGGAATCAAGAGGGAGCGTGTCTACAGGAGCTTTAGACAAAAAAGTGAAGATCCCGACTGGAACAACACTTCTTCTCCGGGACATCAGCACTTTCCTCACCATGCAGAGGAAGACTTTGCAGATCATTCTCAGAAAGAGCTAAGTAGAAACGATGACAAAATTCACCCAGATTTGGAGTTATTAGTCAAAAGGACTCAtaacacacaggtaaacaaGTCAAATACTCCTTTACTTAGTGTGGAAGAAGAGCAACAAAAAAGATGGGAGAGCAGAGTTAAGCAAGACTTGTTACCTGACCTGAACTTTTCTAGAAGTCTAagtaaaaacattcacaatcgCAAGCGTTTGGAATATGGCGTTTGGCATGACTTGGAGCCTGGGGAAGTACGATCAGACTCTGAAGAGGACAGAGACACCAAACCCCACTCTCCTGTGCCGTCAACATCAATGCCTTTTTCAGAGAGGCCAAGGGTTGACAGATTTTCAGACCCCAAACTAGCACACCTTGAAAGGAACAAATTCTACCCTTATGCACTTGACCATACCATTACACCTGATACAAAGGCTCTGCTTGAGCGTGCAAAATCCCTCTCGTCTTCTAGAGAAGATAACTGGTCATTCTTGGATTATGATTCTCATTTTGCAAGTTTTCGCAATAGAAAAGATACTGAGAAAGTAGAATCAACACCACGACCTACACCCTCTTGgtacatgaaaaagaaaaagattcgAAGTGGATCTGAAGACAAAGTTGATGACAGGAAGGAGGAGCCAAAGCCAGAAGAACAAGAACGCAGGGAGCTATTTGCCTCCCGCTTCCTTCATAGCCCTGTCTTTGAGCTGGACTCTAGACGACTTCAACACCTGGAACGCAAGCATGAAGAACCTGAGCATACACAAAACCAACAACCTGGACAGCAAGGGACAGTAGATGGTGAACTTGATTCTGGGCCAGTTGTCCTTTTCCATAGTCGTTTTTTGGAACTCACACGACTACAACAACAGAAGAATAAAACCCAACAGTTGCAAGAAGCAAAAGAAGATGCAATGCTAACAGATGAGAATAAAGTGGAAGAAGCACCTGTTCAAGAGCAACAAGTGCTGGAGTCACCTGAAGCAACAGAAGCTGTCACAGAGCCAGAAATTAAACCCATCAGTCCTGCTGAAGAGGTGATATCTGaacccagactcacacctactTCTGTCACCGAATCTGTGCTCAAGGACTTTCCTCCACCAGAAGAGAAATGTGTTGCGCTAAATCCAGCCAATGAGCCTTATCCCACTGTGTCTCTCATAAAGGAAGAGGTAAAGGAAGAGgttaaagaaaatgaacatgttGTACCTGTGCACAACCTGACAACTGTGGCATCTGAATCTGAACCTGCACCTATAGCAGTACAGGAATCTAGTTATTCAGTGGATCAATGTAAACTTTCTCCATCTGAAGGGAAATTGGATATAATTGAGGATGTAAAACCTCTGTGTGCAGAACAGCCAAGCCGCCACGATTCTCACGATGAGTTTATTAGCAGTTCAGAACCAGAGCTTGATCCTGAGACAACACAACCAGAAGTGCCTGAAGCCACAAGTCCCATACCACTTAGTCCTGAAGAAGAGGTGGATATAGTCAAGGAAGAGACCCATTCCACTTTTAAAGTAATAGCAGAGCCTGAGGGAGAGAAGACACTTCAAGTAAGTAAAGTGCAGATTCCGATTGATGACACAAATGATGAGCCAGTCTCACCCCAGAAAgagcacaaaacaaaagaaatgaaaaacaaaaaatgcaaacaatcCCCTGCTGAAATTGCACCAGTTCCGCTCATGTCTACCTCTGGGTCTGAAAAACAAGCAACACGCAAGAGTGAGCGCATTGACAAAGAGAAGCTGAAACGTGCATCATCCCCAAGAGCTGAATATAAGTCCACAGGCAAATCTCCTATTCATGGATCAGATCCTGATATCTTGGAGCAGAGCATATCATTGGGCAGAGCAAGACGAAGAAATGTTAAATCTGTATATGCCACACCAGTTGAAGATGATGTGCCAGTTCGTTCTGGAAAGGAAATTGCAGAGTCACCACGTTCTGCACGAAAGCGTGGTACAGACAAAGatgcaacacaacaacaaaatattgaTCAGGATGTTCCCGTTCCAACCCATACAACTAAACGGGGCCGTCCTCCCAAGAATCGTAGACAAGGTGAAGAGAATACAACAGTTAAAGTAGAAAAATCTAAAATGGACAACAAAGACACTGATTCAAATGAATCAGAGAGTGGAGAACGAACTCCAAGACTGTCAAAAGGGAAAACATCCCCTCATGTCACAAAGAGTTCATCAAGTCAGATGTCCACAGCTGGATCAACAAGGAAGGGAGAAAAAACTGAGGTGGCTGAGGGTGACGATCAGGAAATGGATTTCACAGATGATGATACCTTGGCTTTGCAAGATTCATCAAGTTCATGTAAAGATAATCCATCAATGAAAGTtgatgaaaagaaagaggagaaagacaaacaaGGAAGAGAAATGGGCAAAGATAAAGATGTTCTCTATGAAAAGGCCTGTGAGGGCAAATCAAATGGGAAAGATGCAGATTCCCCtgttttagaagaaaaaaacaccccaGAGAAAGACAGGAATGTCAGAGGAAAAACCAAATTGACAAGGACCCCTAAGTCTCCTGTTCTTAAGAACCTCAAAATCAGACTAAATGTCACAGAGGTGAAAGATCATGTTTCAAAGTGCACTAATGCCAACAGAGGGGGCTCCAccaatgaagaaaatgaaaatgcttctttggaaaaaaaggaaatcttGGAAACACCAAAGAGCTTAATTTCACAGGAGATGGAATTAGAGCAGGCTGTGGAGAACATTGCCAAACTTACAGATCCAGCTTTTCCAACAGAACCACTGACGTCACCTGCCCCACAAACAGAAGTTAAAAGTGACCCAGAGGAAGAAAAACCTTCCAATCCTGCTAGTGAGACAGAACTAATGGCTGCTATTGACTCCATTACTGCTGAGGAGGCAACTGCATCCTTAAGTCAAGCACCTCCAGTAAGTGCAGATGTAGGTTCAGAACCTGAGACACAAGACTTTGTTCAACCTGCCAAAGAAGATGAACCTGAAACAAATACATCTGCTATACAGGAGGAGCCTCTCTTCCCAACCACACCCAAAAAGGGCACAAAGGGAAGACCTAAAACACCCAAACGTAAAGCCCAAAAGCAAGTAAGAAAAGATTTAAAGGAAGGACTTTCAATAAGTGAGGAATCTGGCACTCTTTTAACAGATAGCACAGCCTCCAGTGCAAAGATTGCTCCTGAGACAACTCCATCAGCAGCAATGGCTGCTGTTATTACTCCCACTACTTGGAAACCAGAACCTGAGCCTACAGCTGTCAAGGCTACAGATGTAAATGCAGAGTCAGAGTCATCTTCTGAAGAGCAGATTCAACATCTTAAATCTGTTTATCCCCAGTCCAAAAGTCCAATTTGCCCAAAGCCTCAACAGGTGCCACCAGAGTGCATCTCGCCTTCCCTGTCTCCGCTAGCCAATAGGCCAAATATCAGACCCATTCAAACCAGTAGAATACCTGTTTCTCCACCAGATTGGCTCCACCAGTCTAAAGATACAGGAGTTTCCTCCTCACCTGTCATGCCATTAGCATCCAAGGAAAACCAGCCTTTACCCGCTGATTCTGAAAACACGGATATTGATCATGGTACAAGTGACCTGAGAACAATTCTTATGAAACACAAGAATATTTCGCTACCAGGAAGTAGTTCTATTCCTACTAATCTGCCCACTCTCCGAGATCCGAACCCATCTGAAAGTAATACTCCATCAGCTGTTGTGCCAAATAAATCCCCACTACCTGATAGTAGAATGCCAGCTCATCCGGCCCCACCTATTGTTCGACCTCCAGCTTCACAACCATCTCCTGAGACAAAGTCTGTGATCTCTGTCATTGCATCCACTGCAACCTCTGTTATCAGTCGTGTTTGCAACCCTCCTGAGCCTGAGGACAAAGTAAACATGAACATTGGAAATCCTTGTGTAGACATGGCTTTACCCAAACCAACCTATAGGCCCAGCAAAGATGATACTGGATCATACCATGGGCCATCTGTTGGTGATGAGGGGGGAAGTGCTGCACGGTTCATTGTTGAGAGCCCAACTCTTGGTACAGGATCTTGCCCAGGTCTGAGGGTAAATACATCTGAAGGAGTGGTAGTATTGAGCCACTCAGGACAGAAAACTGAGGGACCACAGCGGATTAGTGCGAAAATAAGTCAGATCCCACAAGCATCAGCAGGTGACATGGAATCTCAGCAGTTGGTCTCTATGCCccaaataaaacaggaaatgtacGGTCATTCTCAGTCAGGACTTCAAAAGGGACCTCCACAGACAGATCATGGGCACCCTGGTAAGACACAGTCAACTTTGTCTTCTATAAAACAAGAAAGCACTTGTTTGGAAAAATTGGAGTCTACTTACCAATCTGGATCTCAAGGAGTAGTGAAACGTCTCACACAGGGAGTTGGTAATCAGCAAGTAATGAGTACCATGTACCATCAAGACTACATgccaataaaacatcagaagaaaATGGACAGTGCCGACCCTCACAGCACAGATGGTGCTAAACCACCTTGGACCTCTGCTATAAGTCCTGCAATAAGCCCCCATTTGCCCTCTCCACCTGGAAACCATGTAGGTTTTGTTACAGCTGCTGGTGACAGAACTCCTTCACATCTCAGTGGGGTCAAACAGGAACCACGGTCCCCACGCAAGTCAGGTCATCCACATTCTCCGTTTACTAAAGTGTCCTCTCCGATAGGCTCTTCATCACCCAAGGGCATACCAGTGATGTTATCCACCGGCATTCCTGCCATGCAACAGTTTATTACTGGTGTACATCATCCAGAGCAGTCAGTTATCATGCCACCTCACAGTGTGCCTGGAGGCTTAGGACGAATGTCTCCTCACCGTGTTACCCAGTCAATTCCAGTGGGGCATCTTGTGCAAGGAGATGTTCGGGTCAATACTCCACCTCTCTCTGTGATGAGCTATGGGATGCATAGCGATACTCTTGCCTCTCCCTGGTCAGGTCCCATTCAGCCACGCCCCACGTCACCTGGTGGCAGAGACAAGGTTCTCAAGGTAAACCCCAGTTCTTTGAGGAGTCTTGAAGGGGAACAGGATGAAGCCAGACGCTTCCACCAGCCAGGACGACAATCTGCCACACAGCTAAAACCAGAGACTATGCAGTCGGATCCTCGTGGGACTTTGCGGAGTAATGTCCAGTTGGAAACATATATGTCACAAAGAGATATGCGTGTTCTCTTGCACCAGCAAGGAGAGCGTTCAACCACAGACCCTCATTCTGGACACATTCAAGATACTCTTACCCCCTCTTCAACATCTTCCAGCATATCCTTGTCTCCAAGACCACATGTTCTCCCTAAAGGTGTGTCTGAGAAGGATATAACCAAGCCATTGGAGGCCAAGAGGCCCCACTCTCCTCTTCCTAAAGATGGAATGATGGGGATCCGACAATCTGGGCCTGCAATGGCGTCTCCCCAGAGAGTTCAACTAATGCCACCAGGACCCGGTGGCTCCTTCCCAGAGTACTCAGGGATGTACTCAAACCCAAGGAGCATCCATTCTCAAATGCCAGAGACATCGCCTGTTGGACTTAACCAGCCACCACTGAATGTTACACCAGCCATG GGTGCAGACCTCCAGGCAAAACCAGATGGCAAGATGACGCAGCCTGTTAATATGGTGCAGTTGCTCACA AAATACCCTATTGTGTGGCAAGGCCTCCTGGCACTGAAGAATGACACAGCTGCAGTCCAGTTGCATTTTGTCTGTGGCAACAAAGCTTTGGCTCATCGATCACTGCCCCTACAAGAAGGAGGCGCATTGCTTAGGATTGTCCAGAGAATGAGACTAGAGGCTTCTCAACTGGAGAGTGTAGCCAGAAGAATGACA GGGGAGTGTGAGTTCTGTCTTCTCCTTGCTCTGCCATGTGGACGAGATCAAGATGACGTCCTAAACCAGACTCAAGCTCTTAAGGCCGCTTTCATCAACTACTTGCAGACAAAGTTGGCTGCTGGTATCATCAATATCCCAAATCCAGGTTCCAATCAG cctgcCTATGTGCTACAGATTTTCCCACCGTGCGAATTTTCAGAGAGCCACTTATCCCAGCTTGCCCCTGACCTTCTCAACAGGATCTCCAGCATCTCACCACACCTCATGATTGTCATCACCTCTGTGTAA